In one Candidatus Omnitrophota bacterium genomic region, the following are encoded:
- a CDS encoding tRNA 2-thiocytidine(32) synthetase TtcA: MSIIKGEEFYVSKRIGKAITDYDMLQEGDKVAVAVSGGKDSLTLLRVLNDRRTFVPIKYSLVAIHIDMGYPKSSAKQLEKHFQKMGVEYHIEKTDELRKMKKKDITCFWCAWNRRKALFKCSDRLGCNKVALGHHFDDIIQTTLLNLFFQGEISAMNPKQELFHGKIQIIRPLAYVEERLIERFVKSEKLKTYDCTCPNYHISNRTRISRIIQELEKVCPDVKKNIFRSIKRVKKDYLL, translated from the coding sequence ATGTCAATTATTAAGGGCGAAGAGTTTTATGTTTCCAAGCGTATCGGAAAGGCAATTACCGACTATGATATGCTTCAGGAAGGCGATAAGGTTGCGGTTGCTGTTTCTGGCGGTAAAGACAGCTTGACGCTTCTTCGGGTTTTAAACGACAGAAGGACCTTTGTCCCTATCAAATATTCCCTGGTAGCTATCCATATTGACATGGGTTATCCCAAATCATCGGCAAAACAACTGGAAAAGCACTTCCAGAAAATGGGGGTAGAGTATCATATAGAAAAAACCGATGAGTTAAGAAAGATGAAGAAAAAGGATATTACCTGTTTTTGGTGCGCCTGGAACAGGCGCAAGGCGCTTTTTAAATGTTCGGACAGGTTGGGTTGTAATAAGGTGGCATTAGGGCATCATTTTGACGATATTATCCAGACTACGCTTTTAAATCTTTTCTTTCAAGGCGAGATTTCCGCGATGAATCCCAAACAGGAATTATTCCACGGGAAAATCCAGATTATCCGCCCCTTGGCCTATGTGGAGGAAAGGTTGATAGAGAGGTTTGTAAAATCCGAGAAACTTAAAACCTATGATTGCACATGTCCTAATTACCACATCTCAAATCGCACCAGAATTTCCCGCATCATACAAGAGTTGGAAAAAGTCTGCCCCGATGTGAAGAAAAACATCTTCAGAAGTATTAAGCGCGTGAAAAAGGATTACTTGCTTTAG
- a CDS encoding NUMOD3 domain-containing DNA-binding protein, translated as MKRKQSEATKRKISLAQRGKSNSMYGKRHKKSSLAKISQATKGKNNPMYGKHHSAETKRKISLAAIRRSR; from the coding sequence ATGAAGAGAAAGCAGTCAGAGGCGACAAAGCGCAAGATCAGTTTAGCGCAAAGAGGAAAGAGTAATTCCATGTACGGAAAGCGCCACAAGAAATCTTCCCTGGCTAAAATATCACAAGCTACTAAAGGCAAAAATAACCCCATGTACGGAAAGCACCATTCCGCCGAAACAAAAAGAAAAATAAGTTTAGCTGCCATACGCCGCAGTAGATAA
- a CDS encoding toxin produces MEAIRWNVTKSARLKRIRGVSFEEIVKAKFLDVLQHPSRNNQGILIYEHNGYVWAAPFVADAEGIFLKTLYPCRKYKKIYKKEVII; encoded by the coding sequence ATGGAGGCAATCAGATGGAATGTAACAAAAAGTGCAAGATTAAAACGCATACGTGGCGTTTCATTCGAAGAAATAGTCAAAGCAAAGTTTTTAGATGTCCTGCAACATCCAAGCAGGAACAATCAAGGGATTTTGATATATGAACATAATGGGTATGTTTGGGCGGCGCCATTTGTTGCTGACGCAGAAGGTATTTTCTTAAAAACATTATATCCGTGTCGTAAATACAAGAAAATTTATAAGAAAGAGGTGATTATATGA
- the malQ gene encoding 4-alpha-glucanotransferase: protein MTDKKLAEENPLLNTISASKWQKIGTGKRAGVALPLFSLYSRDSVGVGDFADLKKFVDWCAKTGNSILQLLPLNEMGWVNCPYDALSSFAIEPLYISFSLLPAGQIKHVKQDIEKIRAEFPLPAKNLDYRIKQRKMELFWKIFSLSGTCDDKALIRFRHENSYWLEDFAFFKVLKATQGGRAWYDWDLDLASRDKKALEHAQRKNKQEIDFQVWLQYVAFKQLNDVLKHANSKGVFLKGDLPILVSRDSADVWANPGFFKLEFASGAPPDMYCSRGQRWGMPTYNWQNIAKDDYRYAREKFKYASNFYNILRVDHVVGLFRIWSIPYSDPEENKGSRGAFDPVDENVWGKQGRDILSVMLDSSDMLLCAEDLGVIPKVCTDTLRDMGIPGNDVARWVKDWSNRHDFLPAYEYRKTSVTMLSTHDTTNFAAWWKYEAGTIDDGLFACKCQDRRIDYELTKDKLFDAALSCHGRLRWKNSIDNIDTLVWILGKRKEEVGDFIEMYQNTYQEKEKLWKLLGMTGVMQEEASDELVEKALKFNYETSAIFSIQLITDLLSMGGIFKGDPYQYRINFPGTTNQTNWSLVLPLSLEELAKHKVTDKIKQAIADSNRLA, encoded by the coding sequence ATGACAGATAAAAAACTCGCAGAAGAAAATCCGCTTTTAAATACCATATCCGCTTCTAAGTGGCAGAAGATTGGAACAGGAAAAAGAGCAGGGGTGGCGCTGCCTTTATTTTCCCTGTATTCACGCGATAGCGTTGGCGTAGGAGATTTCGCGGATTTAAAAAAGTTTGTGGACTGGTGCGCCAAGACCGGTAATTCTATTTTGCAGCTATTGCCGCTTAATGAAATGGGCTGGGTTAATTGCCCCTATGATGCTTTGAGTTCTTTTGCTATTGAGCCTTTGTATATATCATTTTCTTTATTGCCTGCAGGGCAGATCAAGCATGTGAAACAGGATATAGAAAAAATCCGCGCGGAATTTCCTTTGCCTGCGAAGAACCTGGATTACCGGATCAAACAAAGGAAAATGGAATTATTCTGGAAGATATTTTCTTTAAGCGGCACTTGCGATGATAAGGCTTTAATAAGATTCCGGCATGAGAACAGCTATTGGCTGGAGGACTTTGCTTTTTTTAAAGTGCTTAAGGCAACACAAGGCGGGCGCGCCTGGTATGATTGGGATTTGGATTTGGCAAGCCGTGACAAAAAAGCCCTTGAGCATGCACAGCGCAAGAATAAACAGGAAATAGATTTTCAGGTTTGGCTGCAGTATGTAGCTTTTAAACAGTTAAATGATGTTTTGAAACATGCCAATTCTAAGGGGGTTTTTCTGAAGGGGGACCTTCCGATTCTGGTGTCGCGGGACAGCGCGGATGTCTGGGCTAATCCGGGATTCTTTAAGCTTGAATTTGCATCAGGGGCCCCTCCTGATATGTATTGCTCTAGGGGTCAGCGTTGGGGCATGCCTACTTATAACTGGCAGAATATCGCTAAAGATGATTACAGGTACGCGCGCGAGAAGTTTAAATACGCTTCTAATTTCTATAATATCTTGCGCGTGGACCATGTGGTGGGGTTGTTTAGAATTTGGAGTATTCCTTATAGCGACCCAGAAGAGAATAAAGGCAGCCGCGGCGCGTTTGACCCAGTTGATGAAAATGTTTGGGGCAAACAGGGCCGGGATATTTTGTCAGTAATGCTTGATTCATCGGATATGCTTTTGTGCGCTGAGGATCTAGGGGTAATCCCTAAGGTTTGCACAGATACCCTGCGTGATATGGGCATACCGGGTAATGATGTGGCGCGCTGGGTCAAGGATTGGAGCAACCGGCATGATTTTTTGCCTGCTTATGAGTATCGTAAAACTTCTGTAACCATGCTCTCAACTCATGACACGACAAATTTCGCTGCCTGGTGGAAATATGAGGCAGGCACAATTGACGACGGGCTTTTTGCCTGTAAGTGTCAGGATAGAAGAATAGATTACGAGTTGACTAAAGATAAACTTTTTGATGCCGCGTTATCCTGCCATGGGCGTTTGCGTTGGAAAAATTCAATAGATAATATTGATACTTTGGTTTGGATCTTAGGCAAAAGAAAAGAAGAAGTCGGCGACTTTATTGAGATGTATCAGAATACTTATCAGGAAAAAGAAAAACTTTGGAAACTTCTAGGAATGACTGGTGTCATGCAAGAAGAAGCAAGTGATGAGCTAGTAGAAAAGGCGTTAAAGTTTAATTATGAAACTTCCGCAATATTTTCCATCCAATTGATCACGGATTTACTCTCTATGGGAGGCATTTTTAAAGGTGATCCTTACCAATACCGCATCAACTTTCCCGGAACTACCAATCAGACCAACTGGTCTTTGGTTCTTCCGCTTTCTTTGGAAGAATTAGCTAAGCATAAAGTAACGGATAAGATAAAGCAAGCCATCGCCGATTCTAATAGACTTGCATGA
- a CDS encoding prepilin peptidase yields MLEKIFVFLFGSIVGSFLNVCIHRMPLEESVVFPASHCPSCKKPLSWYDNIPFISYIFLLGKCRYCKKPISPRYILVELLTALVFLLCFNLYGLSFSFFYYLTFICGLIVGTFVDIKHRIIPDEISIGGIVLGLVFNIIRGLSLKPFSWNWHPAVYSLSGIIIGGGVIYLTGWIFDLIYFKLLKKPAINGETESMGGGDVKLLAMIGAFLGWERALMTFFLAPFAGIIFGVVNMIVKKDHTLPYGPFLALAALASLFFYGNILNMVICY; encoded by the coding sequence ATGTTAGAAAAGATATTTGTTTTTCTTTTTGGCTCGATTGTGGGCAGTTTCTTAAACGTCTGCATCCATAGGATGCCCTTGGAAGAATCGGTAGTTTTTCCGGCTTCGCATTGCCCTTCCTGCAAAAAACCGCTTTCTTGGTATGATAATATTCCTTTTATAAGTTATATATTTTTGTTGGGGAAGTGCCGTTATTGCAAGAAGCCGATTTCCCCGCGCTATATACTGGTTGAGCTTTTAACCGCGCTTGTGTTTCTTTTATGTTTTAACCTTTATGGTTTAAGTTTCAGTTTCTTTTATTATCTTACCTTTATCTGCGGGTTAATTGTGGGCACATTCGTGGATATCAAACACAGGATTATTCCGGATGAAATCTCCATCGGAGGGATAGTCTTGGGGCTTGTTTTTAACATTATAAGAGGCTTAAGCTTAAAACCTTTCTCGTGGAATTGGCATCCAGCAGTTTACTCGCTTTCGGGGATTATTATTGGCGGGGGAGTAATTTATTTGACCGGTTGGATATTTGATCTTATCTATTTTAAATTGCTTAAAAAACCCGCGATTAATGGAGAAACTGAATCCATGGGCGGAGGAGACGTAAAGCTCTTGGCGATGATCGGAGCTTTCTTAGGCTGGGAAAGAGCGCTTATGACATTTTTCTTGGCTCCCTTTGCCGGGATCATCTTTGGGGTAGTAAATATGATCGTGAAAAAAGACCACACTCTGCCTTATGGGCCATTTTTGGCATTGGCGGCTTTGGCGTCGCTATTTTTTTATGGCAATATTTTAAACATGGTAATTTGCTACTAA
- a CDS encoding shikimate dehydrogenase has product MPKIYGVLGFPVKHSFSPAMHNAAFQKLQIDAEYKLFEKNPEELDNFIKTLADNNIHGLNITVPYKEKVIAYLTSLSPEAEFIGAVNTIKAEAGKLTGFNTDGEGFIRHLTSDMRFDPRNKKVAMLGCGGAAKAVSAYLAFAGIQSLAVYDLDSSRCETLLSRLRNKFPKIKFSCASSVEELNIKQAQLLVNATPVGMKQDDPCLVALEMIYPELYVYDLIYNPAQTKLLELARKKKAAALNGLGMLLYQGAKSFEIFTGKIAPIDVMRDALNNAIAKG; this is encoded by the coding sequence ATGCCTAAAATCTACGGGGTTTTGGGTTTTCCTGTCAAACACAGTTTTTCTCCGGCAATGCACAACGCCGCCTTCCAGAAGTTGCAAATTGACGCTGAATATAAGCTTTTTGAGAAAAATCCCGAAGAATTAGATAATTTTATTAAAACTTTAGCGGACAATAATATCCACGGCCTAAATATTACTGTCCCTTATAAAGAAAAAGTCATTGCCTATTTGACAAGTCTTTCTCCGGAAGCAGAATTTATCGGCGCGGTTAATACTATTAAGGCCGAAGCCGGTAAACTCACAGGTTTTAATACTGATGGCGAAGGGTTTATCAGGCATTTGACAAGTGACATGAGGTTTGACCCGCGTAATAAGAAAGTAGCCATGCTGGGCTGCGGAGGGGCAGCCAAGGCAGTTAGCGCGTATTTGGCTTTTGCCGGGATCCAAAGCTTAGCTGTGTATGATCTTGATTCTTCCAGATGCGAAACACTTCTATCGCGGCTAAGAAACAAATTTCCCAAGATTAAATTTTCCTGCGCTTCTTCGGTAGAAGAATTGAATATAAAACAGGCGCAGCTTTTGGTCAATGCCACCCCCGTAGGGATGAAACAAGATGATCCCTGCTTGGTTGCTTTGGAGATGATCTATCCGGAATTATACGTCTATGATCTAATTTATAATCCAGCCCAAACCAAACTTTTAGAATTGGCGCGCAAGAAAAAAGCTGCCGCTTTAAATGGTTTAGGCATGCTTCTTTATCAGGGGGCAAAGTCCTTTGAGATATTTACCGGCAAAATCGCCCCCATTGATGTAATGCGCGATGCTTTAAATAACGCTATAGCGAAAGGTTAA
- a CDS encoding 2-isopropylmalate synthase, which produces MDNLIIFDTTLRDGEQAPGASLNPAEKMEIAHALASMGVDVIEAGFPISSPGDLQSVKKIAKEIKGPVVCALARAIKADIDAAACGIKPAKRGRIHVFLATSKIHMQYKLKKAEDQILRLAVESVKYAKKFCPDVEFSPEDASRSERAFIFKVLEAVINAGATTVNIPDTVGYTQPEEYGDLIRSIKNNVPNINKAIISTHCHNDLGMAVANSLEAIKSGARQVECTINGIGERAGNASMEEIVMNIKTRQDIFKDVKTNIACNQIYRVSRLVSKLTGFVVAPNKAIVGGNAFRHESGIHQDGVLKERSTYEIILPEDVGFTGTGIVLGKHSGRHALAERLKDLGVSLSQEQLEKVNFRFKELADKKKNIFDDDLVSLVEDEIKSIKPVWKLVGFQIHSGTKIAPKAEVTMIYKNKKLSASSTGDGPVDACFKAIDKATGIKGELQDYRIEAVTQGKDALGEVSLKLKAKGRVVTSRGASTDIIESSVRAYINALNKIESL; this is translated from the coding sequence ATGGATAACCTAATTATATTTGATACTACACTTCGCGACGGGGAGCAGGCGCCGGGGGCAAGCCTTAACCCTGCTGAAAAGATGGAAATCGCCCATGCTTTAGCCAGTATGGGCGTTGATGTTATTGAGGCCGGTTTCCCTATCTCCAGCCCCGGAGATTTGCAGTCTGTTAAAAAAATTGCCAAAGAGATTAAGGGGCCGGTTGTCTGCGCTTTGGCGCGGGCAATAAAAGCTGATATTGACGCGGCCGCTTGCGGGATCAAGCCGGCTAAACGCGGGCGAATCCATGTATTTTTGGCGACTTCCAAGATCCACATGCAGTATAAATTGAAGAAAGCCGAAGATCAGATTTTGCGCTTGGCAGTAGAAAGCGTAAAATACGCTAAGAAGTTTTGCCCGGATGTGGAATTTTCTCCGGAAGACGCCTCAAGAAGCGAGCGCGCATTTATCTTTAAGGTATTGGAAGCGGTAATCAATGCCGGAGCAACAACGGTAAATATCCCGGATACCGTAGGTTACACCCAGCCTGAAGAATACGGTGATTTGATCCGCAGTATCAAGAACAATGTCCCGAATATTAATAAGGCGATTATCTCAACGCACTGCCATAACGATCTGGGTATGGCGGTAGCAAATTCCCTGGAAGCAATTAAAAGCGGAGCGCGCCAGGTTGAGTGCACTATAAACGGTATTGGCGAGCGCGCGGGCAATGCTTCTATGGAAGAGATCGTAATGAATATCAAAACCCGCCAGGATATATTTAAGGATGTTAAAACTAATATCGCCTGTAATCAGATATATAGAGTATCGCGATTGGTGAGTAAACTTACAGGATTTGTAGTTGCTCCGAATAAAGCAATTGTGGGAGGAAATGCCTTTCGCCATGAATCCGGTATTCATCAAGACGGGGTATTGAAAGAGCGCTCTACCTATGAAATTATTTTGCCTGAGGATGTGGGGTTTACCGGAACAGGAATAGTTTTGGGCAAACATTCCGGAAGGCATGCCTTGGCAGAGCGCCTGAAAGACCTGGGGGTGTCTCTAAGCCAAGAGCAGTTGGAGAAAGTAAACTTTCGCTTCAAGGAATTAGCCGATAAAAAGAAAAATATCTTTGATGATGATTTGGTTTCTCTTGTGGAAGATGAAATAAAGTCCATAAAGCCGGTATGGAAGCTTGTTGGTTTTCAAATTCATTCCGGCACCAAGATCGCGCCCAAAGCCGAAGTAACAATGATCTACAAAAATAAAAAATTAAGCGCTTCTTCCACAGGAGATGGCCCGGTAGATGCCTGCTTTAAGGCCATTGATAAAGCTACTGGCATTAAAGGTGAACTTCAGGATTACCGCATTGAAGCGGTCACTCAAGGAAAAGACGCGCTTGGCGAAGTAAGCTTGAAACTAAAAGCCAAGGGCAGGGTAGTTACTTCCAGAGGGGCAAGTACGGATATTATTGAATCTTCAGTAAGGGCATATATCAACGCATTGAATAAAATCGAGAGTCTATAA